In one Achromobacter spanius genomic region, the following are encoded:
- the lptE gene encoding LPS assembly lipoprotein LptE — protein sequence MYTAGQLSHSPRQSWLLRSACLALFMLLSACGFALRGVTPMPFDTMYIGMPDNTQFGADVRRALRAASPNTKLVDTPKEAQAILQQVSDTRTLREVSLNAQGRVEEYELGINYTFRLIDNQGRALISDTTLSIYREMPYDDQVVQAKQGQIETLYKAMQRDLVSRLLRRLTAPDVHRAYEEAAERGENGEIPLFDPNAPQQRRTPTPWQTPSTTDPAILR from the coding sequence ATGTACACCGCCGGGCAACTCTCGCACTCCCCCCGCCAATCCTGGCTGCTGCGCAGCGCCTGCCTGGCGCTGTTCATGCTGCTCTCCGCTTGCGGCTTCGCGCTACGCGGCGTCACCCCGATGCCGTTCGACACGATGTACATCGGCATGCCGGACAACACCCAGTTCGGCGCCGACGTGCGCCGCGCGCTGCGCGCGGCGTCGCCGAACACCAAGCTGGTGGATACGCCCAAGGAAGCTCAGGCCATCCTGCAACAGGTGAGCGATACCCGCACGCTGCGTGAAGTGTCCTTGAACGCACAAGGCCGGGTCGAGGAATACGAACTGGGCATCAACTACACGTTCCGCCTGATCGATAACCAGGGCCGCGCGCTGATCTCGGACACCACCTTGTCCATCTACCGCGAAATGCCGTATGACGACCAGGTCGTGCAGGCCAAGCAAGGCCAGATCGAAACCTTGTACAAAGCCATGCAGCGCGACCTGGTGTCGCGCCTGCTGCGCCGCTTGACCGCCCCCGACGTGCATCGCGCCTACGAAGAGGCGGCTGAGCGCGGTGAAAACGGCGAGATCCCGCTGTTCGACCCGAACGCTCCGCAGCAAAGAAGAACGCCCACGCCTTGGCAAACGCCGTCCACCACGGACCCGGCGATCCTGCGCTAG
- the holA gene encoding DNA polymerase III subunit delta: MAQSLDADRLAEHLQRPGNRLAPLYTVSGDEPLLVTEAVDTLRASARNAGYTERLSMVMDARSDWSSVLAATQSVSLFGDRRILEIKIPTGKPGKSGADTLTKLAEQAEKQADADTLILIALPRLDKATRESRWMQALARAGMMVDIANIERGRLPAWVGMRLARQNQRADGATLQWMADKVEGNLLAAHQEIQKLGLLYPEGQLAAEDVERAVLNVARYDVFGLRDAMLAGDIARTIRMIDGLRAEGEALPLVLWAVGEEIRLLARVAEARALGQDVNGLMRRLRIFGAHERLALQALNRVQPGVWPAAVQHAHDVDRLIKGLSVAGRLSDPWEEMTRLALRVAAAGGRP; this comes from the coding sequence ATGGCACAGTCTCTGGACGCTGACCGGCTTGCCGAACATCTGCAGCGGCCCGGCAACCGGCTGGCCCCGCTGTATACGGTGTCGGGCGACGAGCCGTTGCTGGTGACGGAAGCGGTCGACACCTTGCGCGCGTCGGCGCGCAACGCGGGCTATACCGAACGGCTTTCCATGGTGATGGATGCCCGCAGCGACTGGAGCAGCGTTCTAGCCGCCACCCAGAGCGTGTCGTTGTTCGGCGACCGCCGCATCCTTGAAATCAAGATTCCCACCGGCAAGCCTGGCAAGTCAGGCGCCGACACCTTGACCAAGCTGGCCGAGCAAGCAGAAAAGCAGGCCGATGCCGACACGCTGATCCTGATTGCGCTGCCTCGGTTGGACAAAGCCACCCGAGAAAGCCGCTGGATGCAGGCGCTTGCCCGTGCCGGCATGATGGTGGACATCGCCAATATCGAACGCGGCAGGCTGCCTGCCTGGGTCGGCATGCGGCTGGCCCGCCAGAACCAGCGTGCAGACGGCGCCACCCTGCAATGGATGGCCGACAAGGTCGAAGGCAACCTGCTGGCCGCCCACCAGGAAATCCAGAAGCTGGGCCTGCTGTACCCGGAAGGCCAACTGGCCGCCGAAGACGTGGAACGCGCGGTGCTGAACGTGGCGCGCTACGACGTTTTCGGCCTGCGTGACGCCATGCTGGCCGGCGACATTGCGCGCACCATCCGCATGATCGATGGCCTGCGCGCCGAAGGCGAAGCCCTGCCGCTGGTGTTGTGGGCAGTGGGCGAAGAAATCCGCCTGCTGGCCCGCGTGGCCGAAGCGCGCGCGCTGGGCCAGGACGTCAATGGCCTGATGCGCAGGCTGCGCATCTTCGGCGCGCATGAACGCCTGGCGCTGCAGGCGCTGAACCGGGTGCAGCCCGGTGTCTGGCCTGCCGCGGTTCAACACGCCCATGATGTCGACCGCCTGATCAAGGGCCTGTCGGTTGCCGGCCGGCTATCGGACCCCTGGGAAGAAATGACCCGCCTGGCCCTGCGTGTCGCGGCCGCCGGCGGACGACCGTGA